The Leadbettera azotonutricia ZAS-9 genome has a window encoding:
- a CDS encoding LacI family DNA-binding transcriptional regulator: MPNVRIKDVAKHAGVSEATITRVVNNKGYVAEKTRKKVLKSIEILEYIPNRMASALKSRRTGIIGNVLPLSLDNPFFSKIAVSLKNAALKYDYQILPMYHEQDKKLEDRLLQEAISRMAEGIIFTADIQSSPKAISEVLNKQIPVIMIERPLKMNGVDKVLLDDFSGSIAATEKFLEFGHKAIGFIGKELRSNSVEINRFSGYKHALEKNGVLVDEKLTVLVNNYTVENGYDAMKQIIRRSGRKKPTACLIASDTLVCGALQYLYDARLRVPEDISIIGYDNTLSTLCSPPITSVALPYDEIGSVAISLFLERREQNRNFDKTIQLSPYLLDRGSVLDLRKSKGRSSNKVSRG, encoded by the coding sequence ATGCCGAATGTCCGAATCAAGGATGTGGCAAAGCATGCTGGGGTCTCTGAAGCAACCATAACCCGTGTAGTAAACAATAAGGGCTATGTAGCTGAAAAAACCCGGAAAAAGGTTTTAAAATCCATTGAAATTCTTGAATATATTCCCAACCGGATGGCAAGTGCCTTAAAAAGCAGACGCACCGGCATTATAGGAAATGTACTCCCCCTGTCTCTTGATAATCCATTTTTCTCGAAAATAGCCGTTTCCCTAAAAAACGCTGCCTTAAAGTACGATTATCAGATACTTCCCATGTATCATGAACAAGATAAAAAACTGGAAGACAGGCTGCTTCAGGAAGCTATCAGCCGCATGGCCGAGGGAATCATCTTTACGGCTGATATACAATCCAGCCCAAAAGCGATAAGCGAAGTCCTTAACAAACAAATACCTGTTATTATGATCGAGCGCCCCCTGAAAATGAATGGGGTAGACAAGGTACTTTTAGATGATTTTTCCGGCTCCATCGCAGCTACCGAAAAATTTCTGGAATTTGGGCATAAGGCTATTGGCTTTATTGGAAAAGAACTCAGATCTAATTCCGTGGAAATTAATCGGTTTAGCGGATACAAACATGCCCTTGAAAAAAATGGTGTTTTAGTTGATGAAAAACTTACTGTTTTAGTTAATAATTATACTGTCGAAAACGGCTACGATGCTATGAAGCAAATAATAAGAAGAAGCGGCAGGAAAAAGCCCACAGCCTGCTTAATCGCATCCGATACCTTGGTATGCGGCGCATTGCAGTATCTTTATGATGCGAGGCTCCGGGTTCCTGAAGATATTTCGATTATCGGATACGATAATACTCTTTCAACCCTTTGTAGCCCTCCCATAACTTCTGTAGCTCTGCCCTATGACGAGATCGGTTCGGTTGCCATATCTCTTTTCCTGGAAAGGCGGGAGCAGAACCGCAACTTTGACAAAACCATTCAGCTTAGCCCCTATCTTCTGGATCGGGGCTCGGTATTGGATCTGAGAAAATCAAAGGGGCGAAGCTCCAATAAAGTTTCAAGGGGATAA